From a region of the Armatimonadota bacterium genome:
- a CDS encoding histidine kinase, with protein MRLHLKITLWIVAIFLIVGAFSIYALVLFQRSATLQQFEAMAKTLTGTILHSLTTTMINNNPREMKQIIGHIEETPGIHRVRIYSPNGRVWASSRVEEVGVLRPSALLARVLSRREAAAEERPEAGELLVLTPVENRAECRACHAADGPVLGAIGVSLGTGQVSAHLRSTAQLLAGLVGFTFLLALGTLSVLLGRFVLDPLSAMVAAVQELSRGNYRARAAVSTGDELGVLAAAFNDMSARIERSTAALAEEISDLTRRLSTLTVFSRTLTAAADLSSALHEAAAAMREAVRADACVVYGRSDGGLHPMAAAGDPTPVAPWGAAVAEELAGRSLSTPGGPGEVQHPIPGVGAVLALPLRTRDQDLGAMLVARAQEQPFERTDLMLLHTVANQLAIAIENVRLFEEVREKENLRRELLSRLISAHEDERFRISRELHDEVSQSLTGLMMRLNAAEEVVPQDLEQARATLAAVRGVAEQTLEEVRKIIFALRPTLLDDLGLIPAVRHYAKNLLEPAGVQVRLSASGFGQRRLPRPVETTVFRVAQEAVTNVARHAQARLATITLELTDGTVRLTVTDDGVGFDPEATRADPARRRLGIVGMEERVALLGGRLRISSRPGEGTTVQVELPVDLAVPGGV; from the coding sequence GTGCGTCTGCACCTGAAGATCACCCTGTGGATCGTGGCCATCTTCCTCATCGTGGGAGCATTCTCCATCTACGCCCTGGTCCTCTTCCAGCGCAGCGCCACCCTGCAGCAGTTCGAGGCCATGGCCAAGACCCTCACCGGGACCATCCTGCACAGCCTCACCACCACCATGATCAACAACAACCCCCGGGAGATGAAGCAGATCATCGGGCACATCGAGGAGACGCCAGGGATCCATCGCGTGCGCATCTACTCCCCCAACGGGAGGGTCTGGGCCTCCTCCCGGGTGGAGGAGGTGGGCGTTCTGCGGCCCTCCGCCCTCCTGGCCCGCGTCCTCAGCCGCCGGGAGGCGGCGGCGGAGGAGCGCCCGGAGGCCGGGGAGCTGCTCGTCCTCACCCCCGTCGAGAACCGCGCCGAGTGCCGCGCCTGCCACGCCGCCGACGGCCCGGTGCTGGGGGCCATCGGCGTCTCCCTGGGCACGGGGCAGGTATCGGCACACCTGCGCTCCACCGCCCAGCTTCTGGCCGGCCTGGTGGGCTTTACCTTCCTCCTGGCGCTGGGGACGCTCAGCGTCCTCCTTGGCCGCTTCGTCCTGGATCCGCTGTCGGCCATGGTGGCCGCGGTGCAGGAGCTCTCCCGGGGGAACTACCGGGCCCGGGCCGCAGTGAGCACCGGGGACGAGCTGGGGGTGCTGGCGGCGGCCTTCAACGACATGAGCGCCCGGATCGAACGATCCACCGCCGCGCTGGCCGAGGAGATCAGCGACCTTACCCGGCGCCTCTCCACGCTCACCGTCTTCAGCAGGACCCTTACTGCGGCGGCAGACCTCTCTTCAGCCCTGCACGAGGCGGCGGCGGCCATGCGGGAGGCGGTCCGCGCCGATGCCTGCGTTGTCTACGGCCGCAGCGACGGGGGCCTGCATCCCATGGCCGCAGCCGGAGACCCCACACCGGTCGCCCCCTGGGGGGCGGCGGTGGCGGAGGAGCTGGCCGGCCGCTCCCTCTCCACTCCGGGCGGCCCAGGCGAGGTCCAGCACCCCATCCCCGGGGTCGGCGCGGTCCTGGCCCTCCCCCTGCGCACGCGGGACCAGGACCTGGGAGCCATGCTGGTGGCCCGGGCGCAGGAGCAGCCGTTCGAGCGCACCGACCTGATGCTGCTGCACACGGTGGCCAACCAGCTGGCCATCGCCATCGAGAACGTCCGTCTCTTTGAAGAGGTGCGGGAGAAGGAGAACCTGCGTCGCGAGCTGCTCAGCCGGCTGATAAGCGCTCACGAGGACGAGCGCTTCCGCATCTCCCGCGAGCTGCACGACGAGGTCAGCCAGTCGCTGACCGGGCTGATGATGCGCCTCAATGCCGCTGAGGAGGTTGTCCCCCAGGACCTGGAGCAGGCGCGGGCCACCCTGGCCGCGGTGCGGGGGGTGGCCGAGCAGACGCTGGAGGAGGTGCGCAAGATCATCTTCGCCCTGCGTCCTACGCTGCTGGACGACCTGGGCCTGATCCCCGCCGTGCGCCACTACGCCAAGAACCTGCTGGAGCCGGCGGGCGTGCAGGTCCGCCTCTCCGCCAGCGGGTTCGGGCAGCGGCGGCTGCCCCGGCCCGTGGAGACCACAGTCTTCCGCGTGGCCCAGGAGGCAGTGACCAACGTCGCCCGCCATGCCCAGGCCCGCCTGGCCACCATCACCCTGGAGCTCACCGACGGCACCGTCCGCCTGACGGTCACCGACGACGGTGTGGGCTTCGACCCGGAGGCGACCCGGGCCGACCCCGCCCGGCGGCGCCTGGGGATCGTGGGGATGGAGGAGCGGGTGGCCCTGCTGGGCGGCAGGCTGCGGATCAGCTCACGCCCCGGGGAGGGGACGACGGTGCAGGTGGAGCTGCCCGTGGACTTGGCTGTCCCCGGTGGGGTGTGA
- a CDS encoding response regulator transcription factor, with protein sequence MALRVLIVDDHTLVRAGIRALLQAAPSVEVVGEAEDGLGALDQVRALRPDVVLMDVAMPRLGGVEATRRIKEEFPQMQVLALTVHDNEEYLFQMLRAGACGYVLKKARPAELVDAIEAASRGETYLYPSMATALVADYLRRVESGEETGAYEELTPREREILKLIAEGYTSAEIGELLHLSVKTVQAHRQHIMEKLDLHRPAQLIKYAIRKGLVEADS encoded by the coding sequence ATGGCCCTGCGGGTACTGATCGTGGACGACCACACCCTGGTCCGGGCGGGCATCCGCGCCCTGCTCCAGGCGGCCCCCAGCGTGGAGGTGGTGGGAGAGGCGGAAGACGGACTGGGCGCCCTGGATCAGGTGCGCGCCCTGCGCCCGGACGTGGTCCTGATGGACGTGGCCATGCCCCGGCTGGGCGGCGTGGAGGCGACGCGGCGGATCAAGGAGGAGTTCCCCCAGATGCAGGTGCTGGCCCTGACAGTGCATGACAACGAGGAATACCTGTTCCAGATGCTGCGCGCCGGCGCCTGCGGCTACGTGCTGAAGAAGGCCAGGCCGGCAGAGCTGGTGGACGCCATAGAGGCCGCCTCGCGCGGCGAGACCTATCTGTACCCGTCCATGGCCACAGCCCTGGTAGCGGACTACCTGCGACGGGTGGAATCCGGCGAGGAGACCGGAGCCTACGAGGAGCTGACGCCGCGGGAGCGGGAGATTCTCAAGCTTATCGCCGAAGGGTACACCAGCGCTGAGATCGGCGAGCTGCTGCACCTCTCGGTGAAGACCGTGCAGGCCCACCGGCAGCACATCATGGAGAAGCTGGACCTGCACCGGCCGGCGCAGCTCATCAAGTACGCCATCCGCAAGGGGCTGGTGGAGGCCGACTCCTGA
- a CDS encoding transcriptional repressor: protein MTPQRLALFAALRAAVDHPSAETLFRRVRQRHPTLSRASVYKTLHLLSALGLAVPLEGADGVTRYDGRSVPHVNAVCVSCGTVVDLAADVSRLLPRLARASGFLLERHLTVYGLCPRCRQAGQAHSKEVQHGRARSVRRRGGRR from the coding sequence GTGACCCCGCAGCGCCTGGCCCTTTTTGCGGCGCTGCGCGCCGCCGTCGACCACCCCTCGGCGGAGACACTGTTCCGCCGGGTGCGGCAGCGCCACCCCACGCTCAGCCGGGCGTCGGTCTACAAGACCCTGCACCTGCTGAGCGCACTGGGGCTGGCGGTTCCGCTGGAGGGCGCCGACGGCGTCACCCGTTACGACGGCCGCTCCGTCCCCCACGTGAACGCCGTCTGCGTGAGCTGCGGGACCGTGGTCGACCTGGCCGCGGATGTGAGCCGGCTGCTGCCGCGGCTGGCCCGGGCCTCCGGGTTCCTCCTGGAGCGCCACCTCACCGTGTACGGTCTCTGCCCGCGGTGCCGGCAGGCAGGGCAAGCCCACTCCAAGGAGGTGCAGCATGGGAGAGCAAGGTCGGTCCGTCGTCGAGGTGGACGTCGCTGA
- a CDS encoding ferritin-like domain-containing protein, with the protein MGEQGRSVVEVDVAEVIRELKKAYLDELLAFYSYWITSQVAEGFHGEELMEHFKEEATDELGHAAKLAARIIELGGDPVVHPRDWEAGANAPWTAPRQDWADADGMVEDQIKAERGAIAAYNRLAKLTLGKDHATYALATELLRDEVRHEEFLENLLAKPGTRR; encoded by the coding sequence ATGGGAGAGCAAGGTCGGTCCGTCGTCGAGGTGGACGTCGCTGAGGTCATCCGCGAGTTGAAGAAGGCCTACCTGGATGAGCTCCTGGCGTTCTACTCCTACTGGATCACCTCCCAGGTGGCAGAGGGCTTCCACGGGGAGGAGCTGATGGAGCACTTCAAGGAGGAGGCCACTGACGAGCTGGGCCACGCGGCCAAGCTGGCCGCCCGCATCATCGAGCTGGGCGGGGATCCGGTGGTCCACCCCCGTGACTGGGAGGCAGGGGCGAACGCGCCCTGGACCGCCCCCCGGCAGGACTGGGCGGACGCGGACGGCATGGTGGAAGACCAGATCAAGGCCGAGCGCGGCGCCATCGCCGCCTACAACCGTCTGGCCAAGCTGACCCTGGGCAAGGACCACGCCACCTACGCTCTGGCCACGGAGCTGCTGCGGGACGAGGTTCGCCACGAAGAGTTCCTGGAGAACCTGCTGGCGAAGCCGGGTACGCGGCGCTAG
- the hypE gene encoding hydrogenase expression/formation protein HypE — protein MRDAEDFVLSCPIPISEYPQVLLAHGGGGKLMHGLIEKMFLAAFRNPPLEVRHDGAVLQADGGRIALSTDSYVVRPLFFPGGDIGTLAVNGTVNDLAMCGARPLALGAAFILEEGLPMETLWRVVRSMQDAAAAAGVPIVTGDTKVVDRGKGDGLFVTTAGLGIVPPGRDIRPQRVRSGDVLLLNGDVGRHGMAVMAVREGLSFESEITSDCAPLVQPVMALLEGGVQVHCLRDLTRGGLAGAVIEIARAAGVHVELEERAIPVRPDVQGACEMLGLDPLYVANEGRFVAFVAPQDAQRALEILWGTALGAEARIIGRVEAARKGGLVTMTTTIGASRVVDMLSGEQLPRIC, from the coding sequence ATGAGGGACGCGGAGGACTTCGTCCTCTCCTGCCCCATCCCCATCAGCGAGTACCCGCAGGTCCTGCTGGCGCACGGCGGCGGGGGCAAGCTGATGCACGGGCTGATCGAGAAGATGTTTCTTGCTGCCTTCCGCAATCCGCCCCTGGAGGTGCGCCACGACGGGGCGGTGCTGCAGGCGGACGGGGGTCGGATCGCCCTGAGCACCGACAGCTACGTGGTCCGCCCGCTCTTCTTCCCCGGGGGGGACATCGGCACGCTGGCCGTAAACGGCACCGTCAACGACCTGGCCATGTGCGGCGCCCGGCCGCTGGCGCTGGGCGCCGCCTTCATCCTGGAGGAGGGGCTGCCCATGGAGACGCTGTGGCGCGTGGTCCGCTCCATGCAGGACGCTGCGGCCGCCGCCGGTGTGCCCATCGTCACCGGCGACACCAAGGTTGTGGACCGGGGCAAGGGGGACGGCCTCTTTGTCACCACGGCCGGCCTGGGGATCGTGCCCCCCGGGCGGGACATCCGCCCGCAGCGGGTCCGCTCCGGCGACGTCCTCCTGCTCAACGGCGACGTGGGCCGGCACGGAATGGCGGTCATGGCCGTGCGCGAGGGGCTGAGCTTCGAAAGCGAGATCACCTCCGACTGCGCTCCGCTGGTGCAGCCGGTGATGGCCCTGCTGGAGGGTGGGGTTCAGGTGCACTGCCTGCGCGACCTCACCCGCGGGGGGCTGGCCGGGGCGGTCATCGAGATCGCCCGCGCCGCCGGGGTGCACGTGGAGCTGGAGGAGCGGGCCATCCCCGTGCGCCCCGACGTGCAGGGCGCCTGCGAGATGCTGGGCCTGGACCCCCTCTACGTGGCCAACGAGGGGCGCTTCGTGGCCTTTGTGGCGCCACAGGACGCACAGCGGGCGCTGGAGATCCTGTGGGGCACCGCTCTGGGCGCAGAGGCACGGATCATCGGCCGCGTGGAGGCCGCCCGCAAGGGAGGTCTCGTCACCATGACGACGACCATCGGTGCTTCGCGGGTTGTTGACATGCTAAGTGGTGAGCAGCTGCCACGGATCTGCTGA
- the hypD gene encoding hydrogenase formation protein HypD, whose product MRFIHEYRDARAARRLAAAIARTTTCPWTIMEVCGGQTHTIVKFGVDELLPPQITLVHGPGCPVCVTPLELIDKAVEIASIPGVIFCSFGDMLRVPGTHGDLLAARARGADVRVVYSPLDALAVARAHPRRQVVFFAVGFETTAPANALAVVQAQRQGVRNFSLLVAHVLVPPAMEAILASPGNRVQGFLAAGHVCTVMGYEEYRPLAARYGVPIVVTGFEPLDILQGVYMCVRQLEEGRAEVENQYVRSVRPQGNRAARELIAQVFCVVPRRWRGIGEIPKSGLGLQPAYADFDAERRFGLAGRGVEESTECRSGLVLQGVLKPPQCPAFGTRCTPEHPLGATMVSSEGACAAYYRYRRVPAQGAL is encoded by the coding sequence GTGAGGTTCATCCACGAGTACCGCGACGCGCGGGCCGCGCGGCGGCTGGCCGCGGCCATCGCCCGGACCACCACCTGCCCCTGGACCATCATGGAGGTCTGCGGCGGTCAGACCCACACCATCGTCAAGTTCGGTGTCGACGAGCTGCTCCCGCCACAGATCACGCTGGTGCACGGGCCGGGCTGCCCGGTGTGCGTAACGCCGCTGGAGCTCATCGACAAGGCCGTGGAGATCGCCAGTATCCCCGGGGTGATCTTCTGCTCCTTCGGCGACATGCTGCGCGTCCCCGGGACGCACGGCGACCTGCTGGCGGCCAGGGCGCGGGGGGCAGACGTGCGCGTGGTCTACTCCCCACTGGACGCCCTGGCCGTGGCCCGGGCCCACCCCCGGCGGCAGGTGGTCTTCTTCGCCGTGGGCTTCGAGACCACGGCACCGGCCAACGCCCTGGCGGTGGTCCAGGCGCAGCGGCAGGGCGTGCGCAACTTCAGCCTGCTGGTGGCCCACGTCCTGGTCCCGCCGGCGATGGAGGCGATTCTGGCCTCGCCGGGCAACCGGGTCCAGGGCTTTCTGGCCGCCGGGCACGTCTGCACGGTGATGGGCTACGAAGAATACCGTCCCCTGGCCGCGCGCTACGGTGTGCCCATCGTGGTCACCGGCTTCGAGCCCCTGGACATCCTGCAGGGAGTGTACATGTGCGTGCGGCAGCTTGAAGAAGGGCGGGCGGAGGTGGAGAACCAGTATGTCCGCTCCGTTCGCCCCCAGGGCAACCGCGCAGCCCGGGAGCTGATCGCCCAGGTCTTCTGCGTGGTGCCGCGGCGCTGGCGGGGCATCGGGGAGATCCCCAAAAGCGGCCTGGGGCTGCAGCCGGCCTACGCCGACTTCGATGCGGAGCGGCGCTTCGGCCTGGCCGGGCGGGGCGTGGAGGAGTCCACCGAGTGCCGCAGCGGCCTGGTGCTGCAGGGGGTGCTCAAGCCGCCGCAGTGCCCGGCCTTTGGCACCCGCTGCACCCCGGAGCACCCCCTGGGGGCCACCATGGTGTCATCGGAAGGCGCCTGCGCCGCCTACTACCGCTACCGGCGCGTTCCAGCGCAGGGGGCGCTGTGA
- a CDS encoding HypC/HybG/HupF family hydrogenase formation chaperone, with amino-acid sequence MCLAVPGKIVSITPGEGLERSGRVSFGGVIKEVNLAFVPEAQVGDYVMVHVGFALSRVDEREAEQIFAYLAELEAQEPAGDAVSAELPPRYSGE; translated from the coding sequence ATGTGCCTGGCGGTTCCCGGAAAGATCGTCAGCATCACCCCCGGTGAGGGTCTGGAGCGCAGCGGCCGGGTGAGCTTCGGGGGCGTCATCAAGGAGGTCAACCTGGCCTTCGTCCCCGAGGCGCAGGTCGGCGACTACGTCATGGTGCACGTGGGATTCGCCCTCAGCCGGGTGGACGAGCGGGAGGCGGAGCAAATCTTCGCCTACCTGGCCGAGCTGGAGGCGCAGGAGCCAGCGGGAGACGCGGTGTCCGCGGAGCTGCCGCCGCGCTACTCCGGGGAGTGA
- the hypF gene encoding carbamoyltransferase HypF — translation MADLRVQHVSRQVRKRPRAQESPAQRLRVTIRGAVQGVGYRPFVYRLATETGLAGWVSNTTQGVFIEVEGPQEALRAFLRRVQRERPPRAAVVSLDAVYLDAVGFVGFQIRESTVEGARTVAVLPDIATCPDCLRELFDPRDRRYRYPFINCTNCGPRFSIIENLPYDRPNTTMRGFAMCPACRAEYDDPLDRRFHAQPIACPVCGPHLALWDERGRVLAVREAALQEAAAALRRGAIVALKGLGGFQLLVDARSEEAVQRLRHRKRREEKPFALLYPSLQAARRDCLVSGEEAALLVSPEAPIVLLRRRAGASVAAAVAPGNPFLGVMLPYSPLHHLLMTELGFPVVATSGNLAEEPIVTDEREALDRLSGIADLFLVHDRPIARHVDDSVARVVLGRPLLLRRARGYAPLPVTLRGPAAGDGTLLAVGGHLKNTVALAVGEQVFISQHIGTLETAPAYEAFIRVIADFSRLYQAPPRVVACDAHPDYLSTQHAERWGLPLLRVQHHHAHVLACMAEHELDGPVLGVAWDGSGDGMDGTVWGGEFLLVTAEGFSRVASFRRFPLPGGEQAVREPRRTAVGLLHAAFGDPALEMVHLAPVASFSAAQRQVLRQMLARGVNSPACSSVGRLFDAMAALLGIRQRCSFEGQAAMELEFLLDGVTTREAYPLPVTESADAAGRLLFLLDWEPMVRAVLDDQGGGSPAGLISARFHNALVEATLAVARRIGEERVLLTGGCFQNAYLLERAVRRLRGEGFRPYWHQRIPPNDGGLSLGQVVGARLQREE, via the coding sequence ATGGCTGACCTGCGCGTGCAGCACGTTTCCCGGCAGGTGAGGAAGCGGCCCCGCGCGCAGGAGTCCCCTGCGCAGCGGCTCCGGGTGACCATCCGCGGCGCCGTCCAGGGGGTGGGCTACAGGCCGTTCGTCTACCGCCTGGCCACGGAGACGGGCCTGGCCGGATGGGTGAGCAACACCACGCAAGGGGTCTTCATCGAGGTGGAAGGCCCGCAAGAGGCCCTGCGCGCCTTCCTGCGGCGGGTGCAGCGGGAGCGGCCCCCGCGGGCGGCGGTAGTCAGCCTGGACGCCGTCTACCTGGATGCGGTGGGATTTGTGGGGTTCCAGATCAGGGAGAGCACGGTGGAGGGCGCCAGGACGGTTGCCGTACTCCCAGACATTGCCACCTGCCCGGACTGCCTGCGGGAGCTCTTCGACCCACGAGACCGCCGCTACCGCTATCCCTTCATCAACTGCACCAACTGCGGGCCGCGTTTCAGCATTATCGAGAACTTGCCCTACGACCGTCCCAACACCACCATGCGCGGTTTCGCCATGTGTCCGGCCTGCCGGGCGGAGTACGACGACCCGCTGGACCGCCGCTTCCACGCCCAGCCCATCGCCTGCCCCGTATGCGGCCCGCACCTGGCGCTGTGGGACGAGCGGGGGCGCGTTCTGGCTGTCCGGGAGGCGGCGCTGCAGGAGGCGGCCGCGGCGCTGCGCCGGGGCGCCATCGTGGCGCTCAAGGGACTGGGCGGCTTCCAGCTCCTGGTGGATGCGCGCAGCGAGGAGGCGGTGCAGCGTCTGCGCCACCGCAAGCGGCGCGAGGAGAAGCCCTTCGCCCTTCTCTACCCGTCGCTGCAGGCGGCAAGGAGAGACTGCTTGGTTTCGGGTGAAGAGGCGGCGCTCCTTGTCTCGCCTGAGGCCCCCATCGTCCTGCTGCGCCGCCGGGCCGGTGCATCCGTCGCCGCCGCGGTAGCCCCGGGCAATCCCTTCCTGGGAGTGATGCTCCCTTACAGCCCCCTGCACCACCTGCTGATGACCGAGCTCGGGTTCCCCGTGGTGGCCACCAGCGGGAACCTGGCGGAGGAGCCCATCGTCACCGACGAACGAGAGGCTCTGGATCGCCTGAGCGGGATCGCGGACCTCTTCCTGGTGCACGACCGGCCCATCGCCCGGCATGTGGACGACTCGGTGGCCCGGGTGGTGCTGGGACGCCCGCTGCTACTGCGGCGGGCTCGCGGCTACGCCCCTCTGCCCGTGACCCTGCGCGGCCCGGCTGCTGGAGACGGGACCCTCTTGGCCGTAGGCGGCCACCTGAAGAACACCGTGGCCCTGGCAGTGGGGGAGCAGGTCTTCATCAGCCAGCACATCGGCACGCTGGAGACCGCCCCGGCCTACGAGGCCTTCATCAGGGTCATCGCTGACTTCTCCCGCCTCTATCAGGCTCCGCCCCGCGTTGTGGCCTGCGACGCGCATCCCGACTACCTCTCCACGCAGCACGCGGAGCGCTGGGGCCTGCCGTTGCTGCGGGTGCAGCACCACCACGCGCACGTCCTGGCCTGCATGGCCGAGCACGAGCTGGACGGCCCTGTCCTGGGTGTGGCCTGGGACGGCAGCGGGGACGGGATGGACGGCACGGTCTGGGGCGGGGAGTTCCTCCTGGTGACTGCGGAGGGCTTCAGCCGCGTCGCCTCCTTCCGGCGCTTCCCCCTGCCGGGTGGCGAGCAGGCGGTGCGGGAGCCGCGGCGGACGGCGGTCGGCCTGCTCCACGCTGCCTTCGGTGACCCCGCTCTGGAGATGGTGCACCTGGCTCCGGTCGCCTCGTTCTCCGCAGCCCAACGGCAGGTGCTGCGGCAGATGCTGGCCCGCGGGGTCAACTCGCCGGCCTGCTCCAGCGTGGGGCGCCTCTTCGATGCAATGGCGGCCCTTCTGGGGATCCGGCAGCGGTGCAGCTTCGAGGGACAGGCGGCGATGGAGCTGGAGTTCCTGCTGGACGGCGTGACCACCCGGGAGGCCTACCCCCTGCCGGTGACCGAGTCCGCAGACGCCGCCGGCCGGCTCCTTTTTCTCCTGGACTGGGAGCCAATGGTGCGGGCCGTCCTCGACGACCAGGGCGGGGGCTCACCTGCCGGGCTCATCTCCGCCCGCTTCCACAACGCGCTGGTAGAGGCTACGCTGGCCGTAGCCCGCCGCATCGGGGAGGAACGTGTCCTCCTCACCGGCGGCTGCTTTCAGAATGCCTACCTACTGGAACGGGCGGTACGGCGGCTGCGCGGTGAGGGATTCCGCCCCTACTGGCACCAGCGCATTCCGCCCAACGACGGCGGCCTGTCCCTGGGCCAGGTGGTGGGGGCGCGGTTGCAGCGGGAGGAGTGA
- a CDS encoding hydrogenase maturation protease gives MRPALVIGVGNPYRRDDAAGREVVRRLRRRVRGDVRLAEHGGEGAALLEAWEGADLVILVDAVASGAAAGTVYRFDAADGPLPATLLRDSTHAVGVADAVELARALGRLPRRLLVYGIEGEHFTAGVGLSPEVRRAVRGVVASILQDLQAGGERDG, from the coding sequence ATGCGGCCGGCTCTGGTGATCGGAGTGGGGAATCCCTACCGGCGTGACGACGCTGCGGGGCGGGAGGTGGTGCGCCGCCTGCGGCGGCGGGTGCGGGGTGACGTCCGCCTGGCGGAACACGGCGGCGAGGGGGCTGCCCTGCTGGAGGCGTGGGAGGGAGCCGACCTGGTGATCCTGGTGGACGCCGTAGCCTCGGGGGCGGCGGCGGGCACGGTGTACCGCTTCGACGCGGCGGACGGCCCGCTGCCGGCGACGCTGCTTCGGGACTCCACGCACGCCGTGGGGGTGGCGGACGCGGTGGAGCTGGCCCGGGCCCTGGGGCGGCTGCCGCGCCGCCTGCTGGTCTACGGGATCGAGGGGGAGCACTTTACCGCCGGTGTGGGGCTCTCCCCGGAGGTGAGGAGGGCGGTGCGCGGGGTGGTAGCATCGATCCTGCAGGACCTGCAGGCTGGCGGTGAGCGGGATGGCTGA